In Nicotiana tabacum cultivar K326 chromosome 10, ASM71507v2, whole genome shotgun sequence, the DNA window tatttattatttttacataCAACTTCAAGCAAGATGCCTATGCCCCTGTCCAtaactattgtatataaattataaatttttgtccggatttgtatattttttataaaatatctAGTTATTTTTTGTTAATAGAAACCAGGCAAAATCAGCtaaatattatcttaattttgtATCTATAGAAAAAATCCTTTGTAAAAGTTACGATTTAATCCGATACATTCATCAATAATAAAGTACGGACGAGATTTGTTCGATACAAACATAGTATGCAACTTAAATATTTCTGTAATCTAAGTTATTAatgtttttcttttactttttaagaaaaaaacaaTTGTACACCCTCTAAATATTAGTCCTTTGGTTTTCTTCATCCTTCCGGGGCAAGTAACGACGTCGTATTGCACAGAACAATATCGTCCGCCAGATTAAATTAGAAACGAATCTAGACCGTGTACTCATAAGGCTGCGACTCCTGAGGTATAAGAAGGTTTCATAGGAAAAAAGAAATTGCAGGAATATTAAGTGagaagagaagaagagagaatGTCGGGATCAGGAGTCACTCAACAAGAAGAGGACAAAAAGCCAGCCGATCAGGCCGCTCATATCAACCTCAAAGTCAAGGGCCAGGtctttctttttctcccttttacGTATGCTTTACATTTTCTTTTTCGTTTGGCTGCAATCACTTCGGGGGTTTTTCCGGTTTTATGCAATTGGCTACTGTTATTAAGGGTTTAAAATTTGTTTTGGGTACACTAGGTTTTGCTTTTAGGGTTTTTCTCctctatttctttcttttctttttcgctTGGTCTGCCTTTATATTTTGTTGCATCTGTCTTTGATCGTTCTGGTTAACCAAATGTTAGTAATGTCTTCTCTTTTAACTCTTATTTTGCAGCAGAATATTTCTGTTCTAGTTCCAGTTAAAGCAGTACATGTAATATGTTACTCTTTCTTAGGTATATGAgctttacagcttgtttggatggttgttcccattgtatcgtattgtattgttatcacaaaacaatatttattttgattgtttcattaaaattggttgtattgtattgtattgttaaatccaTTGTTTCGGAACAATGAAAAGTTCCCTTTTTTGAAACAACTGATTTGGTGTGGTGGGGttgtttccctttttttttccaattatgCCCTAACTTATTACTCCATAAGTCTATTTTactttttacctttttttctaatttaactccaaatctccaacCAATAACCTACTTTGTTTTTTTCCAGAACTTCTGCCGCCAATGTTAAAGGTGTTTTGCCTCCTTCCGTTTtattttttctcctaatttactttTAACTCAATTGTAATTAGTTGTGCTCCTTTGTTTTGCCTTCTTCTGTCTAGCTCCTTTGTTCTGCTTTCTTAAGGTGTTTTCCCctcttctgttttgttttttaaaattatttttatgcataatttttgataaatataatatttaaacaattgagggtattttagtaaacttattAGTTATAGTACAGTACGATACAGTCAAACCAAACAGCAAAATATTgttcaacaataacaaacaatacaatctatccaatcATTGTATTCAAAAAcgatacaatacattataaaacgacgGGGAACAATGATCCAAATAGAGTGTTAGAGAAACTCTAAAAACACTGCCTTTTTGCATCTGCGAGCTTTAGAATATTATAATTATAGCTATTCTCTGGTTAAAGTATGTTTTGTACCCTAAAAGATTTGGGGTATCTAATTTGTGGTTGGTTTCTAATTTTGGAGTCACTGAGAGGGGGGGGGTTAATCACTGCTATTATGTTTTCTGCATCCTATTACTTTGTCATTTTAAGATTTATTGTATGATATTTATATTGAAGATTTGAATTGATTGAATGTTTTACTTTTCCTTTTCTCATAGGCAGTGCATTGGTGTTTCTATTTTGTTGCCATGAACCGTTTTGCACCGTTCTAGTTGGAGAAATTGGATTTTCTGTAGTTGTACTTTGCGATTATGGCCTTTGGTTACTGTTGAAAATACGTAGTTGATCCTGAAATCCACCTTGAAACCACGTTAATCTGAGTGTCTTGaatattttgaattaattttttcttctccatttaCTCAGATGGGTAGAATTAAATAGTTTATTGCTCCATAACCAACTGGATCTTTATCTTTATACACTGTTAGGTTGTTACCCTTTGTACACTTCCAATGAAATTCAGATATTCAATTTAATTTACGGTACTCAGTAAATTTTTTAATGGATGGTAGTTGATAAAGGAGACTAGGAGAGTATGGACTTTAGCTTTCTTTTTCCTGCTGACAACTGATGGCAAGGGCCAATGCACAGTCAGTTTAGCTATGGCAGTTCTCGATCAGTTTAGTATACTTGTTTATTCGAATATCTGCTATAGTTAAAGAGTTCATCACCAAACTAAAAAGGCCTTGTGAAATGAAGATATCATGTAGATATATGGTTGCTCCATGTAGTGTGCTTGTCTTATGTTTATTAGTCCTTGACTCGAATATTTTTAATGTGTTGTGCGCCCAAGCTTGTGGCCTAGTGGTTAATAGAGTGGGAGGAGAACCGTGAGATATCAAGTTCAAATTCTAGCATAGGCAAAAGACATAGATGATTTCTTCGTCCGGTACCTGTGCTAGTGGGAGGCAGCATGTATCTGGTGGAATAATTGATGCACGCAAGCCGGTCGGAATACCGTCATCATAAAAATATTATTAGTGTGTTCTGAGTTGACATGGTAAATCTATGGTTTGTGAATAACGATACAAATCCACTTCTGCTTCCATTATCGTAATATGTAGTAACTAGGTATATCTGCTTGGCAAAATCCACCCCCTTCTATCGCACCATTGTTCATTTTCTCATGCTTAATTCCCTATTTTGTTCTTTTCTGTGGCATAACGGATACATTAAGCATCTGAAAACTTAACTTCCTTCAGGAGAAAGTTCAAAAAGAGTAGGCAAAACAATGaaagcaaaaattgaaaaataaatgtTGAATGTATTGATTTTTGAACACGTCTCGTCTTTTTAGATGACACTGTATAGAAGAGAAACCTGATGATCTTTGACTAAAAGCAGAATAACTAATGATGTCTGTAGTATTTAAGAACACTCTGCTTCTtgttttttctagtttgttcattttcttgcttgttttggcTAATTTATATAGCCAAAGTTGGTCAAGAATCCTCAAAAGTTCTTGTGGAAAAATTTCTGACTGACAATAATCCATATTCAAGTATACGGAGTCTCTGAAGTTGACCAATTTTTGTAGGACGGAAATGAGGTGTTTTTCAGGATCAAGAAAAGCACACAGCTGAAGAAGCTCATGAATGCTTACTGTGATAGGCAGTCTGTGGATTTCAACTCTATTGCATTCTTGTTTGATGGCCGTCGTCTTAGGAGCGAGCAAACTCCTGATGAGGTTTCTGTCTCTCCCTTTTTCTTCACCAACCAACACTCTTCTTCCTGCCTCTCATATTGAAAATATCCTTCCTCGTATCCCTAATCGTCATAGAATCTGTAATGTGTTGTCTCATTACTTTTTCCATATTCTTTTTGACAGCTCGAGATGGAGGATGGGGATGAAATTGATGCTATGCTGCATCAGACTGGTGGATCCTTGGGTTAGTTTTATATCAGAGGGTTTTGGGACAGCTTAAATTATCTTCAGTATATATTGGCTGAACTATTATGAATATAGTTTAGCTTGTACTCTGGTGGGCTAGTAATGCGCTGCTTATGGCTGGTCACTATTTTTGGATCTTGTTATTGCCTTTTATTAACTCCCGGGTTTTGATATGATCAGTTTTTGGGCTGGTGGAGAGATTGTCCCctttgatttctattattggtgGTCTTGAATTTCTGGTTTTGAAGCAAAGCTTAAACTGACCATGCCCATTCAGTCAAAGTCCAAACTACATATTCctatccatatacatatacatattacTATCCTATCTTGGAAATGCGCTATATTTAATTAGCAACTTGCTCATCATCAAAATTATGCTTCTGAAATTGCTTCATCTATGTGGTATCATCATTTTTTATCATGTTCTTTCTTTCTCTCTAAGCACGATTTTAAATTAGAAGAGAGATTTTAAGAAGATATTCCCACCTGTTGGgaatatactgggtatgttgttttTTAAGAGATGACAGATCTATTCACTCTAAGTGTATCGTAAGGGATTTGACTGGTATGGTCGCTCTTAAGTCTAAGGATGTTGTATGTCCTGAAGGGATGTCTGGTAAAATTGGAACGGCGTAGAAAAAAAAGGATGTTGTATTTGGGAATAATTAGGCGATAAAATTGGAACGACACAGGAAAAAAGGAAGTTGGATTTGTGTTCCTAATTGGAACGATATAGAAAAGAGGATCGTTGGATTTTGGAAGTCTTGTATACAGTCTTGTATatagaacaaatcctaaaatataaGTAGAGTAAAACTTAcatcttaaaaaaataattatgggCTAAAATAGACTTGTAGAATCAAAGCAGTTCACAAAATTTCTCTCTTAAAATTCTGCAGTTATTAATCGGAATTAGGAACACAGGCACCTTTCGGATTAAGAACCAAAGTAAACATTCTAATGCTTTTCGACTTTATTAGCAGATTAGTTGCAAAAGCGAAAAAGACTCACCATTTGAAAAATCTCACCTACTTCTATTTATGAGTCGTGACTTATTAACAAGTATAAATGTTATACAAGGCTCTAATTTCTAACTTATTCTTTTAGATCGACATCACTTCAGTAGTTAGAGTATCTGAATCTGAAATGACGGAAGTCAACCTCAATGTGTAATCACTATACATAAAGAAACAAACGTTCGAACTTTCGATTGCATAAGAGATTTTACACTTATTTTCAGTGAAATCCATTTTTCATTTAGGTTTTATCGCTCCCCACGTATGTTTCATGGAATTGATTTCCACTTCTTCCAATAGGAATAGAGGAATTGAGTGTGCCACTGTTCACTAGCCTGATTATCGGAATAAATGCGGACATTGTtacaattatttaaaaataaatattactacGTATTTATAGGTTACGGAAAAACACAATATATGTCACAACTTCTAGCTAAAAGTATGCAATATATAAAGATATTTAAAAAAATCGTATGGTAAGAAAAATGAAATAGTACTACTAATACCATTCTTTTAGAACAAAAGAAGTTCTTGTTTTCTCAACTCTTAGCCTTTCATTTATCGTAGGTGAGCAGTACATAGAGAAATTCTCGGAATAAATTTCATGGGTGGTCTAAAGCAGCAATTTGTAAGCATTAAAGGAATCTCTGTAAGAAGAAAGATAGACTATGGATTCAATGGGTTCACTCTTATTAGATAAGAGAAAAACCTGTTTGGGGAATATGTGCTAAACAAGCATCGTGGATAGTGAACAAAGTCCTTAAAGCTAAGGAGTTCTTGGAGCAAGCAGACATTTCTTTTGATGAGCCAATGGAGATACAATAATTCTCTATTAGGGAGTTGTATATAAAGCTAAGGGAGTTTCAAAAGGTTCTATGGAAGAGACTAGTTTGTAATAATATGGGATACCCAAAATGAATCTTTTTGCTTAGAATGGTGGCCCATGGAAGGTTGTATACAAGAGATAGACTGGAAAAATAGGGAGTGACGAGTAATATTATATGTCCTTTATGTGGTGTAGAAGCTAAATCTGTAATCCACTTGTTCTACAAGTGCTCATTTGCTGCTTCAATATGGAATCAATTGCTAAGATTGCAGGGTGTGGATAGACAAGCAATGGACGGTTCAGTTCATGAATGGTAAAAATGCCAAGGCAGAGATCTACAGAATGAGTCTGGCTGGATGTGCATACTATGTCTGGCAAGAAAGGAACCAACGGATATTTCAAAATAGAAGGAAAGAAGATGCTACTTTGGTGAGACAAATTGTTCAAAATGTACATATTCGAGATGAAGGCAATAGAAAAATAGCAGGCCAATTGAACAAAATGAATTACTATGCTTAGTTTCTGCTAGTTATAAATGTAGTAGTTATGACTTTTATAGATTTTGTAGGGTAGATTGTAGAGTGTTTTTTAGAATGGCTTGTAAATACTTCTTTTTCCGTATATAAAATCtgtaattacaaaaaaataaaaaaaatcatgggTGGTCATTCAACTTTGTATTTATTACGCAAAAgttaattttcttctttttgtttcgCAAAAATCAATCAACTTTTGTTTTCATTGCctaaaagtcatttttctttcttctgttacacaaaattattttactttgctctaTTTATCGCAAAAGTCACCTTAGCtagattttataatacttttactTAAAAAGTCTATTATATCCTTAATATTATAAATTTTCTCATTTATttaataccttctatattatatgctatataatatatattttatctaggtattttacttataattaaaataaatttaaattattttatttattatttttaaattatatccatacatttaattttttcgtggcactcaatttgtttaatcatattcaaacatgaacatattttaaatataaaaatgataaaaaatatttatttacaataataaaaatatatttgtttaacaaatgatcgttttttatagtcaataaaaattttaaaagaattattaataatattgtgtttaaatttttttttaaagttttatatgttaatattatttatttgaaagtattaatcTGATATGTCATTTTGCTAAatgtagtattttatttattaaattaatgtgTATGGCTTGGCTCATAAATCAATGAgatttgatttttcaatttttattaaaCATATTTCACTAAGCATGATTTAGAACGTAGACTTGAAATTTGTTCACGATAATGTTACTGACAAATTTAATAATGTTACTTAAATATCTTGAAAAATAATATTAAGAAAAGTTAAATGTACTAATATattataaaattaataaataaaataatattaagttcttttaattataagtaaaatacctagataaaagtatattatatagcATATAATGTAGAAGGTATTATATAAATGGGAGGATTTACAATatcaagggcataatagactttttaTGTATAAGATTTGTAAAATATGGGCAAAGTGATTATTGTCATAATTAGAGCAcagtaaaatgatttttgtgtaacaaaagaaagaaaaataatttttgggaaATAAATAGAAAGTTGAATGCCttttacgtaacaaaaaaaaTGACTTTTGGGTGATAAACAAGAAGTTGAATGACCACCCATAAAATTTACTCTATTTTTCCGCTCTCAATTTCTACACAAATGCGTACAAGGCCTTGTCTTGCATGTAAATTTCATCACTAAATCATAACTAAGTGATACATGCTCTCAGAATGATTTATCCTCCACTGAAATCCAAGGGCCATGCCTCTCTCAGATTCAGCAAACAACAATTGGAATGCCTCTAAGGGATAATGAAATCAAGAATGGCATCTTCTCTTTTAAGCCTTTCAAAGCCCCTGGGCCAGATGACCTTCATCTTTTCTTTTACCAAAAATACTGGGACATAGTGGGTAAGGATGTCATCCTTTACTGCAAAAAATGTTTCTCCACATCCACTATGGACCCAGCCATGAATGAAACCCTTCTATGCCTCATCCCAAAATGCCCTCAAGCCACAATGATCAAAAACTTCAGACCCATAGGCTTATGCAACACTGTCAACAAGACAATAACAAAAATCATTATCAATAAAATCAAGCCTTTCCTCCACCTCATCATTGGTCCTAGCCAGACCAGCTTCCTATCCAACAGGAAAGCTTCAGATAATGCCATCGTAGTCCAAGAGTATATCTCCCACTTTGGGAAAATGAAGGGAAAATCCAGTAACATAATCCTAAAAATTGACCTGGAGAAGGCTTTTGACAGACTTAAGTGGTCTTTCATTAATCAAACCCTCAATGACTTCAAATTCCCAAACACAATCATCAATCTCATCATGTCATGTGTCAGCTCATCCTCCATCTCTGTAATTGTCAATGGAGAGAAAACCACCTCTTTCATGCCCACTAGGGGCATTAGGCAGGGTGACCCCCTCTCACCATATCTGTTCATCATGTGTATGAAAAGGCTTTCAAGAGCCATTGACAACAATGTCACCCAAGGGGAATGACACCCAATCAGCATTAACAGAAATGGCCCTAAAATATCACATCTCTTCTTTGCTGATGATTTAACTCTCTTCGCAAAAGCTAACCTTCCAGTTTGCAACACAATCATGAATACCCTTAATTCTTTCAATCTAGCATCAGGGCAAAAAATCAATCTCAATAAGTCCACAGTATGTTTCAGTGCTAACTTCCAACCTCATGGAATGGAACTCATTTCAAACTCTCTCTCCATAAAAGCATTAACAAACTTTGGGAAGTACCTGGGATTCCCAATTTTCCACAAAAGACTCACTTATAGTGATTTTCAGTTCATTATTGACAATCTTCACTCAAAAATGGCAGGTTGGAAAACAAGCATGCTTAATTTGACTGGAAGGATCACTCTGGCAAAAGCTTCCCTAAACTCAATTCTGAATCATGGCATGCAATACATCAAACTGCCAACAAAAACAACCAAAGAAATTGATAAAGTTCAGAGGAACTTCATCTGGGGCACCACTACTACTAAAAAGAAAATGCACCGATATCTTGGGACACAGTTACAAAGCCTAAAGAGAAGTGGGACTGGGGATTCAGAAAGTTGAATTAAAGAATAAAGCCCAGCACTCAGACCTTGCTTGGAGACTATACCAAAATACAACATCCATTTGGGCAAAAACTCTTATTGCAAAACGCTGCAATTGGAGGAACCCTTCCAAAAAGGCCAAGTCCCACACATGGCAATGCATTCTGAAAGGATGGGAAACATGCATGCAAGCAAAAATGTGGGTAGTTCACTCAGGGAACAGAGTTAACTTTTTTAACGACCCCTGGATAAACAACCTCCCTCCCATAAGGTCACTAATTCACTATCCTCTAACAAGAGAAGATATGTCCAAAACAGTCGCAAATGTCCATCAACATGGAGTGTGGGACCTCTCTACTCTCTCTATTACCATCCCCCAAAATATCTAAAACTCCATCCACAATACTTCCATCCCACCCAATCCAGTCAACGAGGATAGAATGATATGGGGAGCAACACCAAATGGTCTATACTCCACAAAATCAGCCTACTCAATTCTAGATCAAGGTCAGAAAACCATGACCCACAATTTCACTTGGGTTTGGAAGCTAAAAGTACCCAAAAAAATACAATCCTTTTTTTGGTTGCTTTTCCATGAAAGGCTCCCCACTGGAGCCTACCTCCATTATGTGGGGGTATAATCAAACCCCATTTGCCACCAATGCAGCCAGACAAATGAAACCTCAGCACACATCTTCTTTGAATGCACCATTGCACACACCTTCTGGCAGGACATCATCTCCAAAAGCTATAAGGAAATCAATACTTCTATTCATGCTTTCAACACCACAGATTGGCCAAACACTTGGGCAACcctaaagaaaaaaaacatacaaCAACATCATTACTTGGAAAGAGCTCCTCCTTTTCTGTTTCTGGCAAATATGGCTAACAAGGAATAATAACCTCTTCAATAACAAAAGAGATAGAGCAGACTCAAAATGTGCAATAGCAAAGGCTACTGAATATGCTACAATGATGCTGGATAAAGAACCCAAAAAAATGAAGAACATCTGGGTAAAATAGGAGCCACCAAACAACAACTCCTTCAAGCTAAATACTGATGGACCTGCAACAGGGAATCCGGGCAAGGGATGCCTGGGGGAGTATTCAGAAACACAAGTGAAAACTGGATATTGGGATACATGGGCTCAATCCAATACACTACCAACACCCAAGCAGAACTACTAGCTCTTCTTAAAGGACTGCAAATTGTAGAAGAAAGACAGTTCACACCTTTGGAAATAAACACTGACTCAACAGAGGTAATTAGAATGCTAATTAATGGAAACCTCTATTTTGACTCACTTATTCATGAATGCAGGTCAATCGTCCAAAGACTAGGTGACGTGGTGGTGTAGCACAGTTACAGGGAGACTAACAAAGTTGCTAACATGCTGGCAAAGGAAGGGgcaagaaaaaatattttgaagatgTTTTTGTAACATTAGTTCCTCCGGTGTTTGTCAACCATGTTTTTTGGGCAGACATCGCAAGAACTTATGTTTGAAAGGAAAACAATGGATTGTAATAGTGATAGTAACAGTATGCTAGAGGGGGGTACCACATACCCCCCCACAAATAATCTTTTGTACACCCTAACTGGTAGTTGATTTTTAGTTATAATATGCAtctgtttaaccaaaaaagagTAAATATTTCTATAGTACAAGAAGGGCGACAACTTTAGTCTCTTAGAATGTATTTggtttgaaggaaaatatttttcatagaaaataatttcctAAAAAATACTTTTCTAGGAAATAAGTATTTTTAGCTTATTTCTggtatttagttagtaaacagaaatttatctccaaaaaatttatttatagTTTAGGCAAACACCGTAAGAAACCGAATGGGTACGTCGGGGTTCGGAGGTCTGAAATCGAGGAGTCAGGAGGTTGGGGTGTTGGGAGGTTAGGGCGGACAACAACTAGTGTCGGGGCAGGGTTGGGGTTTAGGGTAGGGTCGAGGTGGGGGTCGGGTTGAAACCATTCGTTGGAGAGTCTCAGAAAATATTTTTGCTACTCTTGCTAGAAAGTTCATTTTCCTCTAACCGGAGGAAACCAAGTTcttaaagaaaatactttttaaaatatttaattcaatcaaatataaaaaaatttaaaaagatttttctccataccaaacacacccttaatgtAATAGTACGTAGGCTATCACCTTTTTAACATACTAATTGTAGATAATAAAAGTTTTTTCAACCCCCAACACCTTTCTTTTCTCTCATTGACGAGGCTTTCGGAGTTAGTCAACCTGCAAAATACTCTctctattttaatttatgtgaacatgtttgactggacatagagtttaagaaaaaataaagatttttgaaatttgtggtcctaaacaagtcaaaaagggccccatcgtatttgtgtggttataaaagcttcttattAAGGATAGAATTGTATGTTTAAGCTAAATTACTTCCAAATTttgaaaggggtcattcttttttaaatggatgatgataggctataattacgtattttagttgattattacattccaattcACTGCACTTCAGTTGAGTttgctttaatcgctagtgttttgcactaattatgtgttttgtgcCTTGTacgagtgattccgagctatgtagatgttatggaatgaattcgagtgatttggagctttgaagactgagtaaaagcccaaggaattaagctgggattgtgttcggggatcaacggatgatagttaagaacgaacgaagaatcgagtaggcatattgtgcACTTTCTAGTAAAATGTACATAAGTTTtcgctcagaactccatttgggctctacaatatatggttggaaagctaattcaaagagctacaacttttatgttttatatatttccaaattccaaacagtACGCGGTCAAGTCCGCGGTcgaatccgcggccgcggataGAATACTATGCAAATCTGCGGCCGCGGATGTCCTGACATGGAAAAGTGTCCTTTTTTgcataggagaaggtataattgtttgagcccgaccctacttggtgttgatactcaatttttttctatgtatttttatacaaaatactttcaaaatagcatgtacatgcacatataagcatgccccaagagttttggtattttttccctaatttttaagatttttgaaatcaatttattgtctattttagcagtgaaaaatccataattattcccaaaatcatcaatattggtgaataatttattttattcccatatttataccaaaatatagttaagataacttttgtatatttttacaaatttatttggtattttagaagttaaattgcatataattgcaattatagcctactttaagattaatagcattttataattgtaaaattggttccattatttttaaattgatatttatatattattaatagggtcagtacttttaatttgcttttaaaatcgttttaactattttatataaaataaaaagggaaaactggctatttaacatttagcctcatttcattgc includes these proteins:
- the LOC107780790 gene encoding small ubiquitin-related modifier 1 codes for the protein MSGSGVTQQEEDKKPADQAAHINLKVKGQDGNEVFFRIKKSTQLKKLMNAYCDRQSVDFNSIAFLFDGRRLRSEQTPDELEMEDGDEIDAMLHQTGGSLG